The genomic interval GCGTGCATGAAAATCTATGGCTTGCCGCGCGCTTTCGTCATGATTCGGAAAACACGCGCAAAGCCGTGAACACGGCGCTTGGACGCCTGGAGCTGGACGGGATTTCGGCAGACCTGGTCGGTGAGCTGGCGCATGGCCAACGACAATGGGTCGAATTCGGCATGATCATGGTGCTCGAGCCTCGCATCATCCTGCTCGACGAACCCACCGCCGGTATGAGCGTCGATGAGACCAGCCGCACCGCCGATTTAATCCGAGAGATCAATCGGACAACGACGGTGGTCGTTGTTGAACATGACATGCAGTTTATTCGAGAGATCGCCAAGCAGGTTACCGTGTTTCATCAGGGTGGTATTTTGGCTGAGGACACGATGGAGAATATTCAGCAGAACAAGACAGTGCGCGAAGTCTATCTGGGGGTATCGGGACGTGCTTGAAGTCGACACCCTGCATTCCGGCTATGGCCGAATTCCCATCCTGGAAGGCGTCTCGCTGTCGCTTCAGGAAGGCGAAATTGTCGGCATTCTAGGCCATAACGGCATGGGGAAAACCACGCTGCTGCGGACGTTGATCGGTGAAATCAAGACCAACCGAGGCACTATCCGTTTCAACGGAAAAGACATCACACGCCTTTCCAGGTTCCGTCGCGCGCGGCTTGGGATGGGCTATGTGCCACAGGGGCGCGACATCTACCCGCAACTCACCGTCCTGGAAAACATGAAGATGGGGGAGGTCGTACGCGGCGGCGAAAGTGCAATCCCCGAGATGCTGGAATATTTCCCGCTGCTCAAGGACCTGTTAAATCGGCCGGGCCGCGCGCTGTCCGGCGGCGAACAACAAATATTGGCGCTCGCGCGCTGCCTCGTTGGGCGCCCCAAACTTATTCTACTGGACGAGCCTACCGAAGGAATTCAGCCTTCGATCGTCGATCAGATCATGGAGAAGCTGGATACGCTGAGCACCGCCCTCGGCCTCACCATTCTCCTGGTGGAACAGGATTTGCAATTCATCGCCAAGCTGGCGGGCCGAGTCCTCATCATGCAGAAAGGGCGGATCATCACCAGCATTGCGCCATCGCAGTTAAACGACCAGGAGATCGTTGACGAATATCTCGGAATCTAAGGCCCGCTACTTCGCCAAACTCGCTTCGGCCACAAGGCGGTCGCGAAGGTCGCGTTTCATCACTTTGCCGTAATTATTCTTGGGTAAACTGGCCTCAAATATATATTCCTTGGGCCGTTTGAACCGCGCGATATGAGCCAGGCAAAGGGTGTCCAGAGCCTCGGCAGTCACTTCTGGGCCTTCCGCTCGAACCACGAACGCCACCACTTCCTCGCCCCAATCGGCGTGCGGCCGGCCCACGACGGATATCTCGCGCACGCCCTCATGGCGCAGTAGCACTTCTTCGATTTCGCGCGGATAGATATTGGTGCCGCCCGATATGATCATGTCTTTGGAACGGTCCATGAGGGTCAGAAAACCGTCTTCATCGATACTGCCAATATCGCCGGTATGCAGCCAGCCACCGCGCAACGTCGTGGCGGTCGCCTCGGGGTTCTGCCAGTAGCCGGTCATCACCACATCGCCGCGCACGATCACCTCCCCAGCCTGTCCGGTTGGCACTTGTTTATCATCTTCATCGACCACGCGAAATTCCACATCGGTTCGCGCGATTCCAGTGGAGGCGATCCGCTCGGCATAGCGCGGATGATCCGATTCCGCGTAGAAGTGTCTCGGCAGATAGCTGATAGTCATCGGCGCTTCACCCTGGCCATAAATCTGCACCAGCTTGGAGCCAAATATCTTCAGCGCTTGCACAACGTCGGCGACATACATCGGCGCGCCGCCATAATAGAGAAGCTTCAGATTTCTTGTATCGGCTGCGGCCATGGCGGGGCTGTTCATGAGCCGAACGATCATGGTCGGCGCCCCGAACAGGGTGACGCCGGAAAACTGCGGAATGAGACTGAGTACCTCTTCAGCTTCGAATCCACCGCTTTTTGGAATGACGTTGTTGGCGGCCTTGGCCACGTGGGGAAGCGCGTAAAGCCCCGAGGCGTGAGAAAGGGGTGCCGCGTGAAGAACGCAATCTTCCGGGCTGATGACGTCCATATCGGCATAGTAGCTGAGCGTCATGACCAATAGATTGCGGTGGCTCAGCGTCGCGCCCTTGGGCCGCCCGGTGGTGCCGCTGGTATAGAACAGCCAGGCGGGATCCTCAGGCGCGCGGCTCTCATGAGGCAACGCCACACCACTGCATAATTTTTTATAAGCATCGCTGCCCGCGGCGATGACGGTTTCCAGGGACACAAGTTCCGTCATCAATTCTTCAATGGCGGGCACAAGTTCCGGGCCAGAAAAACACAGCCGCGCGCCTGAATTATCAAAAATATAGGCGAATTCCGCCGGATGAAGCTTGGAATTGATCGGTACGGCAACGAGGCCGGCATACCAAATTCCGAACAGGGATTCTAGAAATTCAGGCCGGTTGGACATGGTAATCGCCACTCGGTCGCCCGCTTGCAGGCCATAATCCCGTTTGAGCGCACCGCCTATGGCTCCCGCAGCACGGTGAAAACTGGCATAGTCAGACCATGTCTCGGTGCCCCAGGTGATGGCCGGTCTGTCCGAATAACTGAGGGCTGCTTTAGCCAGCAACGCCGCGATGTTCATGCCCGTCTCCGTTTAATTGCCGCCCGTGTGAGATACCCTGAAAACCGGCCGTCTCGCCGTTCTATATAAATAGAAACGGCGCGGAGGGACATATCATTGCCACGCCGCGCCGTCCAATTAACTTACGCCTAGCCCCGGGGCGGCGTGCAAAATAAGGCTTTAGAACTGCCCCTCTTGAATCCGGTAGATATCCGGATTCTGCGGGTTCTCGATATAAGATAATCGCAGAGACAATTTCTGGACTTTCGCATCGCCATTTTCACCTTGATCATCGGAAGCACGCGTGGCGTTCAACACCAGAAGCACCATGCGACTATTATCGTCGGTACCGCGGAACACCAGGGTCTTGCCAACTTCGACCGGCTGATTGACTTTTACGTTCTTATATCCAGCCGCACTAAAATAATTCCGCAAAATATTCGCAGTCGCGACAAGCTTTTGCGCGGTGGTTTCAGCATCCACCGAATGGCCCCAAACAATATTTACGTGAATAAGTTTCTTCGAGCCATAGCCGAATATATAGGCGACCTGCGACGGGCCGCTTTCCGGAATCAAGTTATTGACCGGTACAATTAGGCTGGTGGTCTTCTCGAGGTTGTTCTCCTCGCGCACAACGGCATCGCCCTTAATGCCGAACTCCTTGGCGACCAGCTTCAGCACTTCCTCTTCGGTCATGCCAAAATGTGCGGTGCGAAACCCCTCGATAACCGCGGATTTTTCATCGCCGTCTGAAGACGCCGCCATCGCGTGTTGCGTAGAAAAAATTAGTAGTGCGGCGAAAGCTGCCGCAACCAGGAACTTCATGGATTTA from Pseudomonadota bacterium carries:
- a CDS encoding ABC transporter ATP-binding protein encodes the protein MDDIILETRGLEKRFGGVRAIAGVDFKLARGELRCLIGPNGAGKSTFFKMLTAQLRPSSGRIIFDGSDITRAAPHQISRLGIGIKNQVPDVYDGLSVHENLWLAARFRHDSENTRKAVNTALGRLELDGISADLVGELAHGQRQWVEFGMIMVLEPRIILLDEPTAGMSVDETSRTADLIREINRTTTVVVVEHDMQFIREIAKQVTVFHQGGILAEDTMENIQQNKTVREVYLGVSGRA
- a CDS encoding ABC transporter ATP-binding protein codes for the protein MLEVDTLHSGYGRIPILEGVSLSLQEGEIVGILGHNGMGKTTLLRTLIGEIKTNRGTIRFNGKDITRLSRFRRARLGMGYVPQGRDIYPQLTVLENMKMGEVVRGGESAIPEMLEYFPLLKDLLNRPGRALSGGEQQILALARCLVGRPKLILLDEPTEGIQPSIVDQIMEKLDTLSTALGLTILLVEQDLQFIAKLAGRVLIMQKGRIITSIAPSQLNDQEIVDEYLGI
- a CDS encoding AMP-binding protein, with product MNIAALLAKAALSYSDRPAITWGTETWSDYASFHRAAGAIGGALKRDYGLQAGDRVAITMSNRPEFLESLFGIWYAGLVAVPINSKLHPAEFAYIFDNSGARLCFSGPELVPAIEELMTELVSLETVIAAGSDAYKKLCSGVALPHESRAPEDPAWLFYTSGTTGRPKGATLSHRNLLVMTLSYYADMDVISPEDCVLHAAPLSHASGLYALPHVAKAANNVIPKSGGFEAEEVLSLIPQFSGVTLFGAPTMIVRLMNSPAMAAADTRNLKLLYYGGAPMYVADVVQALKIFGSKLVQIYGQGEAPMTISYLPRHFYAESDHPRYAERIASTGIARTDVEFRVVDEDDKQVPTGQAGEVIVRGDVVMTGYWQNPEATATTLRGGWLHTGDIGSIDEDGFLTLMDRSKDMIISGGTNIYPREIEEVLLRHEGVREISVVGRPHADWGEEVVAFVVRAEGPEVTAEALDTLCLAHIARFKRPKEYIFEASLPKNNYGKVMKRDLRDRLVAEASLAK